The Shewanella sp. KX20019 genome window below encodes:
- the norW gene encoding NADH:flavorubredoxin reductase NorW: protein MTAPIVIIGSGFAAYQLIKNIRRQDSTVAIQVFTADDGDEYNKPDLSHVFSKQQDADALILLSGADFAAQYQVELLANTPVERVDTQAQCLYANGDSYAYSKLVFATGASAFIPPVKGDCAAKIVTLNSLSEYRRSQLEIKQADRILIMGGGLIGVELAMDLQTSGKEVIVVEPNSRLLANVAPDFVSLKLEQPLRDGGMTLELNDYVTTIESFAAEQAFVVSTKAGKVFDVDCVISAAGLRPNTLLALQAGIEVKHGIVVDAQLKTSANNVYALGDCAEINGRVMAYLQPIILSANALAKQLLGQLSQLSFPPMMVKVKTPTYPIQVGGRFNTDSSWRVAFDKHGVTAEAFDDQNNMTGFVVTDENAKQAFSLLRKMSAR from the coding sequence ATGACAGCACCGATTGTAATTATTGGTAGTGGTTTCGCCGCATATCAATTGATAAAAAATATCCGTAGGCAAGATAGCACTGTAGCTATTCAGGTCTTTACGGCCGATGACGGCGATGAGTATAACAAGCCAGATCTGAGTCATGTATTTTCAAAGCAACAAGATGCAGATGCATTGATCTTGCTATCAGGTGCTGACTTTGCCGCCCAGTATCAGGTTGAGTTACTGGCCAATACTCCGGTAGAGCGAGTCGATACGCAGGCACAATGTCTCTATGCCAATGGCGATTCTTATGCTTACTCTAAACTGGTTTTTGCCACTGGGGCGAGTGCCTTTATTCCTCCGGTTAAAGGAGATTGCGCAGCAAAGATTGTTACATTGAACAGTTTATCAGAGTACCGTCGCTCGCAATTAGAGATAAAACAGGCTGACCGCATCTTGATTATGGGCGGTGGCTTGATTGGTGTTGAATTGGCGATGGATCTGCAAACCAGTGGTAAAGAGGTGATAGTTGTAGAGCCTAATAGCCGCTTGCTTGCCAATGTCGCACCCGACTTTGTCTCATTGAAGCTGGAGCAGCCACTGCGTGACGGTGGAATGACACTCGAACTCAATGACTATGTGACAACAATAGAATCATTCGCGGCTGAGCAAGCGTTTGTGGTGAGCACCAAGGCTGGTAAGGTGTTTGATGTTGATTGCGTTATTTCAGCTGCAGGTTTGCGTCCGAACACGCTGTTAGCGCTGCAAGCAGGAATTGAGGTCAAACACGGCATTGTGGTTGATGCGCAACTTAAAACATCTGCCAATAATGTGTATGCATTAGGGGACTGCGCCGAGATTAATGGCAGAGTCATGGCTTACCTTCAACCTATAATCCTCAGTGCCAATGCACTGGCAAAGCAGTTATTGGGGCAATTATCGCAGTTGAGCTTCCCGCCAATGATGGTTAAAGTAAAAACACCGACATATCCAATCCAAGTGGGTGGTAGGTTTAATACTGATTCCTCATGGAGAGTGGCTTTTGATAAACATGGCGTGACTGCAGAAGCTTTTGATGATCAAAATAACATGACAGGTTTTGTCGTAACCGATGAAAATGCTAAGCAGGCTTTTTCGTTGCTAAGGAAAATGTCGGCGCGTTGA
- a CDS encoding LysR family transcriptional regulator codes for MNLNLLATFYSVATNNSFSAAAEKLCLSKSVISKHVNQLEYELRCSLIQRTTRRISLTEEGLFLYERCAEIFDSVDKCYNFIDERKDIVRGKLRVKMPAVLEFDNGITNVFAELLSTYPELELEIIFDNRIGDLIQEKIDIVLRIGALEDSSYRCKKIKNINTYVIASPEYLSRYGTPQDPFELNKHKCMNYTHCLTQNRWMFIIDSKQVKIEIAPFLQLESESLLAGYAVKGLGITTTLDFIAEPYIESGELVSLLTEFTWKTELYAVYPNNAVIPLKSRKLIDLLAPQAL; via the coding sequence ATGAACCTGAACTTACTCGCCACCTTTTATAGCGTAGCCACAAATAACTCATTCTCTGCCGCAGCAGAGAAATTATGCTTGTCAAAATCGGTGATAAGTAAACATGTAAATCAACTAGAATATGAGCTGCGTTGCTCTCTCATTCAACGCACCACACGCCGAATTAGTCTCACCGAAGAGGGACTATTTCTCTACGAGCGCTGCGCTGAGATATTTGATAGCGTTGATAAATGCTACAACTTCATTGATGAGCGCAAAGACATTGTTAGAGGAAAGCTACGGGTAAAAATGCCTGCCGTGTTGGAGTTTGATAACGGCATCACTAACGTGTTTGCCGAACTACTATCAACTTATCCGGAACTCGAACTTGAGATTATTTTTGATAATAGAATTGGCGATCTCATTCAAGAGAAAATTGATATAGTGCTAAGAATTGGCGCACTTGAAGATAGCTCGTATAGATGCAAAAAAATCAAAAACATAAATACCTATGTTATTGCCTCGCCAGAATACCTTTCTCGCTACGGTACGCCTCAAGATCCTTTTGAGTTAAATAAGCATAAATGCATGAATTACACCCACTGTCTAACCCAAAACCGGTGGATGTTTATCATCGACAGCAAACAGGTAAAAATAGAAATAGCCCCTTTTCTTCAGTTAGAAAGTGAGTCATTACTCGCGGGGTATGCCGTTAAAGGGTTAGGCATTACTACCACCCTCGATTTCATTGCCGAACCTTACATTGAATCTGGTGAGCTAGTCAGTTTACTAACAGAGTTTACTTGGAAAACAGAGCTATACGCAGTCTACCCAAACAACGCTGTGATACCTTTGAAAAGCAGAAAGCTGATTGATTTACTTGCTCCCCAAGCCCTGTAA
- a CDS encoding adenosylhomocysteinase has product MTNIIHPEHDVADLSLAPQGSRRIAWARNHMPIMRSIIERFEREQPFAGLTIGICLHVEAKTGVWLEALTKGGAKVVITGSPGSTQDETAAALVTDYGVSVYSQRDENFDDHIRYCRKVLSHAPDIIADNGADLHELIFTETEFAPLKHTLLGATEETTTGANRLREDFNADQFSTLIINDTQAKRIIENRFGVGSSVVDGIMRATNVMLHGKKVVVIGYGYCGSGTAQRLRGMGAHVTVVESNPLSLLEAHMEGFYTANLEDALPDADMVVTITGRDNVLHSAHFKLMRHNTIIANAGHFQREINMAELQAMSESKDKIRPHVTAYQLADKQLFVLSDANLVNLSAGDGNPIEIMDLGLALQSLSLERIAINRGSLQYIPQPVPFDIEMQVAELAVKYWINH; this is encoded by the coding sequence ATGACAAATATCATCCATCCAGAGCATGACGTTGCCGATCTATCTCTTGCGCCACAAGGTAGTCGCAGAATCGCCTGGGCGCGTAACCATATGCCTATAATGCGCAGTATTATTGAACGCTTTGAGCGGGAGCAGCCATTTGCCGGATTAACTATCGGCATCTGTTTGCATGTAGAGGCGAAAACAGGGGTGTGGTTAGAGGCATTAACTAAAGGCGGAGCTAAGGTGGTTATTACGGGGTCGCCCGGATCGACTCAAGATGAAACCGCCGCAGCATTGGTTACCGATTATGGGGTGAGTGTCTATTCTCAGCGGGATGAAAATTTTGACGACCATATTCGCTATTGCCGTAAGGTCTTATCCCATGCTCCCGACATCATTGCCGACAATGGTGCCGATCTACACGAGCTTATTTTTACTGAGACAGAATTTGCTCCGCTTAAGCATACGCTATTGGGGGCTACAGAAGAAACAACGACAGGGGCTAACCGATTGCGTGAAGATTTCAATGCTGATCAGTTCAGCACCTTGATCATTAATGATACCCAAGCAAAACGTATCATCGAAAATAGATTTGGTGTGGGCTCATCGGTTGTCGATGGCATCATGCGTGCTACAAACGTCATGCTCCACGGCAAAAAAGTGGTGGTTATTGGCTACGGTTATTGTGGTTCAGGTACGGCGCAGCGTCTACGTGGTATGGGAGCGCACGTTACGGTAGTTGAATCAAATCCGTTATCGTTACTTGAGGCGCATATGGAAGGTTTTTACACCGCGAACCTAGAAGATGCACTGCCTGATGCCGATATGGTAGTTACCATTACCGGGCGAGACAACGTATTGCACAGTGCACACTTCAAGTTAATGCGACACAACACCATAATTGCCAATGCAGGCCATTTTCAACGTGAAATTAATATGGCTGAACTACAGGCGATGAGTGAAAGCAAAGATAAAATTCGTCCACATGTAACAGCTTACCAACTTGCAGATAAACAACTTTTTGTCCTATCTGATGCTAACTTAGTTAATCTGTCGGCTGGAGATGGCAACCCAATTGAAATCATGGATCTAGGTCTTGCGCTACAATCTTTAAGTTTGGAGCGTATCGCCATCAACCGTGGGTCATTACAATATATTCCCCAGCCAGTACCATTCGATATTGAAATGCAAGTCGCAGAACTGGCGGTTAAATATTGGATCAATCATTGA
- a CDS encoding helix-turn-helix domain-containing protein, with translation MTSTNYSYSKDKQSHVFSTFLKHIRQNNDLSQEQLCVHLRQHSSLFHNLDTITVSRWERGVNIPSLAKQAEIVELYDNELTSIYSCDKQFLKECCSLVAIPNALDLKSSHPYYANDEYQIQSLDIQDDSFYLVLKMILRYEGNPSLKLKPPLEDFYGLTNVKISIAKAFNGQIVGHGLYLETSANNVFELINISSGLSEIVASCEHKDRDAMLVLSSAGATKQVENSIMSTYINQFSQQKNLRYLCFSVCDEGFIKKLNTAKLEPFKVRNMEFNDIMVAIHSFLLSRSELMANRFLLKLAVISPKRLVTFLSNDDQGGC, from the coding sequence ATGACCTCTACCAATTACTCCTATTCAAAAGACAAGCAGAGCCATGTATTCTCCACCTTTTTGAAACATATTCGGCAAAATAACGATCTGTCACAAGAGCAATTATGTGTGCATCTAAGGCAGCACAGTAGTCTTTTTCATAATTTAGATACTATTACCGTTAGCCGTTGGGAGCGTGGTGTTAATATCCCATCCTTAGCTAAACAAGCTGAAATAGTCGAACTGTACGACAATGAACTCACGAGTATTTATAGTTGCGATAAACAGTTTTTGAAGGAGTGCTGCTCGTTAGTGGCTATCCCTAATGCATTAGATCTTAAATCAAGCCACCCATATTACGCAAATGATGAGTATCAAATTCAAAGTCTCGATATCCAAGATGATAGCTTTTACTTAGTGCTTAAGATGATCCTTCGTTATGAAGGCAATCCAAGTCTTAAGTTAAAGCCTCCTCTTGAAGACTTTTATGGCCTCACTAATGTAAAAATCTCCATAGCAAAAGCATTTAATGGTCAAATCGTAGGTCACGGTCTCTATTTGGAAACCTCAGCTAACAATGTTTTTGAGTTAATCAATATTAGTAGTGGCCTTAGTGAAATAGTGGCTAGTTGTGAGCACAAAGATCGTGATGCAATGTTGGTATTGTCCTCAGCGGGTGCAACTAAACAAGTTGAGAACAGCATTATGTCTACTTATATCAATCAATTTTCTCAACAAAAGAATTTACGCTACCTCTGCTTTAGCGTCTGTGATGAAGGATTCATTAAAAAATTAAATACGGCGAAGTTAGAGCCGTTTAAGGTTAGAAATATGGAGTTTAACGACATAATGGTAGCCATTCACTCTTTCTTGCTGAGTCGTTCTGAACTGATGGCGAATCGTTTTTTGCTCAAGTTGGCAGTGATATCGCCGAAAAGATTGGTTACTTTTCTTAGCAATGATGATCAAGGAGGTTGCTAA
- a CDS encoding EAL domain-containing response regulator produces MKVLIVDDQLFVRETIKSELSLVAPEVKFDFHEADCGNKAIEMLENKYIDELPAIELVIADLKMENGDGLAIINHMATTRSREIPLAIVSSSDKRTLELIGSITNSFSLNLVGVFQKPLDISEIYASVSANKSVPQECEQSIEVTPICNEANITSLLNEDNLFLCYQPKINIRTGELVGFEVLSRLCIQGDGFIYPDKFIPLIEKSGLNCQFTKLVFNQALSQWHLFEKLKFYSLSVNISANDLLSDDFINYVIDKHLSHSDIKLMLELTESQQTINQDRSIQAIAKFIINDIPISLDDFGKSYSTFDRLDSIPFDEIKIDKDFVTDLDVNLQHQAIVESTIALARKLNVKVVAEGVETLSVLKKLKALGCHIAQGYYISPPIEGRYLMAWINNYNQQNECQHVSC; encoded by the coding sequence ATGAAAGTACTTATTGTTGATGACCAGCTGTTTGTAAGAGAGACGATAAAAAGTGAGTTATCCTTGGTTGCCCCAGAGGTTAAGTTTGATTTTCATGAGGCTGATTGTGGTAATAAAGCTATAGAGATGCTTGAAAATAAATATATAGATGAGTTACCAGCCATTGAGTTAGTTATTGCAGATTTGAAAATGGAGAATGGTGATGGCCTTGCCATTATCAACCATATGGCGACTACTCGTAGTCGTGAAATCCCGCTAGCAATTGTAAGTTCCTCTGATAAACGAACTCTAGAATTAATAGGCAGTATTACTAATAGCTTTAGTTTGAATTTGGTTGGCGTATTTCAAAAACCCCTAGATATTAGTGAAATTTATGCTTCGGTCTCGGCAAATAAATCTGTTCCGCAAGAATGTGAGCAGTCAATAGAAGTAACACCGATCTGTAATGAAGCTAACATCACATCATTATTAAACGAAGATAATCTTTTTCTGTGCTACCAACCTAAGATAAACATAAGAACAGGTGAATTGGTCGGTTTTGAGGTTTTGTCTAGGCTTTGCATTCAAGGGGATGGGTTTATTTATCCGGACAAATTTATCCCATTAATTGAAAAGTCGGGCTTAAATTGTCAGTTTACTAAGTTAGTGTTTAATCAGGCGTTATCGCAATGGCATTTATTTGAGAAATTGAAGTTCTATAGCTTATCAGTCAATATAAGTGCTAATGACTTGTTGTCTGATGACTTTATCAATTATGTGATTGATAAGCACTTAAGTCATTCAGATATTAAGCTGATGCTCGAGCTGACAGAGTCTCAGCAAACAATTAATCAAGACCGATCGATACAAGCAATCGCAAAGTTCATAATTAATGATATTCCGATATCACTTGATGACTTTGGTAAGAGCTATTCTACGTTTGACCGCTTAGACAGCATTCCATTTGATGAGATAAAAATCGATAAAGACTTTGTCACAGATCTTGATGTTAACTTACAGCATCAAGCTATTGTTGAGTCAACAATAGCTTTAGCCCGTAAACTGAATGTCAAAGTCGTTGCTGAAGGGGTCGAAACATTGTCAGTGTTAAAGAAGCTGAAAGCCCTAGGGTGTCACATAGCGCAGGGCTATTACATTAGCCCACCCATAGAGGGGCGCTATTTGATGGCTTGGATTAATAATTATAACCAACAAAATGAGTGTCAACATGTTAGCTGCTAG
- a CDS encoding hybrid sensor histidine kinase/response regulator has translation MKFSGFVFVLGVFGTLIIDVVLWQYRHGELSKQYQSRANKAFESSRTQLIQHQIMMNALRSLFNASNEVTKAEFSLFSKDLLKIKSAIAFTLDPSLQLRYLSDSAFYDAVSNGSVRSDINDQITYDIEDFSTIVISIDEPKQPYLVYAVSHQRLQQKIDKNNDICERFTFGEKTFSNLECQNYEGRVLASLFRFHSEQFVDLPEYNTSYRLSVDYMPTKKELVEIVVLLLVWPLFGLVFSILIAMLIQNRIDKEKQRIESNSKLALLSTLNHEIRTPINAVLGYANMLKAQSCCSDSGKENLDKIIWSANLLNNVAQNTLTYSKASSGTLGLHYEEINLPQFLKKIDDYYRAFSHTHKKQLKMQFSSGTPEFLQLDDTKFFQLTTNFINNAFKYSSGDIVICSVKVSPILQSLTITPDIKDKALGGFIRVAVKDFGKGMSKASMEAIAKPFTTDLKSSSALKSGIGIGLYTCKKVIESVGGSIRIRSRKDQGTLVIFRFPYRQSHMETGKKFAVDTSSTARVGISAQKKSNQLAVSPVVNQDKVENAKHVILVDDNCFNLEVCKSMLESDGFTVITAKDERETINALNSFYDVKQQTAELPSLIVLMDYMLDETDGLTLISLLKDLGFYHPKYFILSANCKDEIPRSALFPEITFLQKPIDIKTARAL, from the coding sequence GTGAAATTTAGCGGTTTTGTTTTTGTGTTGGGTGTTTTTGGGACGCTAATCATTGACGTTGTGCTTTGGCAATATCGCCACGGAGAATTGAGTAAGCAATATCAAAGTCGAGCAAATAAGGCCTTTGAATCATCTAGAACTCAACTCATTCAACATCAAATTATGATGAATGCACTTCGTTCACTTTTTAATGCTTCTAATGAGGTAACAAAAGCTGAATTCAGCCTGTTTTCGAAAGATTTACTCAAAATTAAGTCAGCAATAGCGTTCACATTAGATCCATCTTTACAACTTAGATATTTGTCTGACTCTGCATTTTATGATGCAGTAAGCAATGGCAGTGTTCGTTCTGATATTAATGATCAAATCACTTATGATATCGAGGATTTTTCTACTATTGTGATTAGTATTGATGAGCCTAAACAGCCCTATCTAGTTTATGCTGTTTCGCATCAAAGACTACAGCAAAAGATAGATAAAAATAACGATATATGTGAGAGATTTACCTTTGGAGAAAAGACCTTTAGTAATCTAGAATGCCAAAATTATGAAGGAAGAGTGTTGGCCTCTTTATTTCGTTTCCATTCAGAGCAGTTCGTCGATTTACCTGAATACAATACCAGTTATCGTTTGTCTGTAGATTATATGCCAACGAAGAAAGAGTTAGTTGAAATCGTTGTGTTATTATTAGTGTGGCCTTTGTTCGGACTGGTATTTTCAATACTTATCGCGATGTTGATTCAAAATCGTATTGATAAAGAGAAACAACGTATTGAGTCCAATTCGAAGTTAGCGTTGTTATCAACATTAAATCATGAAATTAGAACGCCTATTAATGCAGTTTTAGGTTATGCAAATATGTTAAAAGCACAGTCTTGTTGCTCTGATAGCGGCAAAGAGAACCTAGATAAAATCATTTGGTCTGCCAACTTACTTAATAACGTTGCTCAAAATACCTTAACTTACAGTAAGGCAAGTTCTGGTACGTTGGGCCTACATTATGAAGAGATTAACCTTCCGCAGTTTCTAAAGAAAATTGACGATTACTATCGAGCATTTAGTCATACTCATAAAAAACAGTTGAAGATGCAGTTCTCCAGTGGCACTCCTGAATTTCTTCAGCTAGACGATACTAAGTTTTTCCAGTTAACCACTAACTTTATTAATAATGCTTTTAAGTACAGTTCCGGTGATATTGTGATCTGTAGTGTTAAGGTTAGTCCAATACTACAAAGCTTGACGATTACCCCTGACATTAAGGATAAAGCATTGGGTGGCTTTATTAGAGTCGCAGTCAAGGACTTTGGTAAGGGAATGTCCAAAGCATCAATGGAAGCAATCGCCAAGCCTTTTACCACGGACTTGAAATCATCCTCAGCACTTAAATCAGGAATTGGTATTGGTTTATATACCTGTAAAAAGGTGATCGAGAGTGTAGGTGGAAGTATCCGAATCCGCAGTCGCAAAGATCAGGGAACTCTAGTGATCTTTCGGTTCCCGTATAGGCAAAGTCATATGGAGACAGGCAAAAAATTTGCAGTCGACACATCATCAACTGCAAGAGTGGGTATATCTGCGCAAAAGAAGAGCAATCAGTTAGCCGTAAGCCCCGTTGTCAACCAGGACAAAGTCGAAAATGCAAAGCACGTCATACTTGTTGATGATAACTGTTTTAATTTGGAAGTCTGTAAGTCAATGCTTGAAAGTGACGGTTTCACCGTGATTACAGCTAAAGATGAACGAGAGACCATAAACGCGCTGAATAGTTTTTATGATGTAAAGCAGCAAACCGCTGAGTTGCCATCTCTTATTGTATTAATGGACTACATGCTTGATGAGACCGATGGTTTAACACTGATATCATTGTTAAAAGACTTAGGTTTTTATCACCCAAAGTATTTTATTCTATCGGCTAATTGTAAAGATGAAATCCCAAGGTCTGCTCTGTTTCCAGAGATCACCTTTTTACAAAAACCAATTGATATAAAAACAGCAAGAGCGCTGTAA
- a CDS encoding glutathione S-transferase family protein has product MLKVVSYIICPFVQRITGLLEAKGVPYEIEYISLKDKPRWFLDIAPNGQVPILITEDNIALSESDAIAEYLDEEYPLLRPEVNQSACRARQRAWVYQGVKLYLKQCSHMQSGNKETFDERQVFMHKAFAKVEAFLKEHTATQYFCADVLGNIDMAWLPLFHRAALVQKHTGTELFAGFPLLQIWADNVMASGIAEKSVHQKFEENFTTFYLSENNYLGGGNASKDSGCGGSSRGSCC; this is encoded by the coding sequence ATGTTGAAAGTTGTTAGTTATATTATTTGCCCATTTGTGCAGCGTATTACCGGTTTGCTCGAAGCTAAAGGCGTGCCCTATGAGATTGAATACATCAGCCTTAAAGATAAGCCGCGATGGTTTTTAGACATCGCACCTAATGGTCAGGTGCCTATTTTAATTACAGAAGATAACATCGCGCTCTCAGAGTCCGACGCGATAGCAGAATATCTAGATGAAGAGTACCCATTGCTAAGGCCTGAAGTTAATCAGTCTGCGTGCCGTGCTAGACAAAGAGCATGGGTCTATCAGGGGGTTAAGCTTTACCTTAAACAGTGCAGCCACATGCAAAGTGGTAACAAGGAAACCTTTGATGAGCGTCAAGTCTTTATGCATAAAGCGTTTGCCAAAGTCGAAGCGTTTCTTAAAGAACACACCGCGACTCAATATTTTTGCGCCGACGTATTGGGCAATATTGATATGGCTTGGTTGCCTCTATTCCATCGAGCAGCCTTAGTACAAAAGCATACCGGGACTGAGTTGTTCGCTGGTTTTCCGTTACTGCAAATATGGGCTGATAACGTGATGGCGTCCGGTATTGCGGAAAAGTCAGTTCATCAAAAATTTGAAGAGAACTTTACCACGTTTTATTTAAGCGAAAATAACTACCTCGGTGGTGGTAATGCTTCAAAAGATAGCGGTTGTGGTGGGTCTTCAAGGGGGAGTTGTTGTTAA
- the yghU gene encoding glutathione-dependent disulfide-bond oxidoreductase gives MSKQYTPATVWTMDSENGGEWASINRPDSGTRYQQALPVGKHPIQLHSLATPNGQKVTIMLEELLAKGVSEAEYDAYLINIGDSEQFSSGFVDINPNSKIPALVDNSADSPIRVFESGNILLYLAEKFGYFLPSDTAARTETMNWLFWLQGSAPYLGGGFGHFYAYAPEKFEYPINRFTMEAKRQLDVLDKQLANNEYIAGKEYSIADMAIWPWYGNLVLGKLYDAAEFLDVTSYTHLQRWAKQISERQAVKRGRIVNCSWGEEWQQLTERHSAADIDEVLKKQS, from the coding sequence ATGAGCAAGCAATATACTCCAGCAACAGTTTGGACAATGGATAGCGAGAATGGCGGCGAGTGGGCAAGCATCAATCGCCCCGATTCTGGCACTAGATATCAGCAAGCACTTCCTGTAGGCAAACATCCGATACAGCTTCACTCCTTAGCGACGCCAAACGGTCAGAAAGTGACAATCATGCTCGAGGAGCTGCTAGCTAAAGGAGTATCTGAGGCCGAGTACGACGCATACTTGATAAACATTGGCGACAGCGAGCAGTTTTCATCGGGCTTTGTCGATATCAACCCCAACTCCAAAATTCCCGCATTAGTTGATAATTCTGCCGACAGCCCGATCAGAGTATTTGAGTCGGGCAATATTCTACTCTACCTTGCGGAAAAGTTTGGCTACTTCCTGCCAAGTGATACGGCGGCACGTACAGAAACGATGAACTGGCTGTTTTGGCTGCAAGGCTCCGCGCCCTACCTTGGTGGTGGCTTTGGCCATTTTTATGCCTATGCCCCTGAAAAATTTGAATACCCAATCAACCGTTTTACTATGGAAGCTAAGCGTCAGTTAGATGTGCTTGATAAGCAATTGGCAAATAATGAATACATAGCGGGTAAAGAGTACAGCATCGCTGATATGGCAATTTGGCCTTGGTACGGTAACCTAGTGCTCGGTAAACTTTATGATGCTGCCGAATTCCTAGACGTCACGAGCTACACTCACCTGCAACGCTGGGCTAAGCAGATAAGTGAACGCCAAGCTGTTAAACGTGGTCGAATCGTCAACTGCTCTTGGGGTGAAGAGTGGCAACAGCTCACTGAGCGACACAGCGCCGCCGACATAGATGAAGTATTAAAAAAGCAGTCCTAA
- a CDS encoding HAD family hydrolase: MKLQSLSLLVMLALSSAPALALSCQSNDNALTSWAQSERRSAIEAFVKEVTNPESPQYVAAKDRIAVFDNDGTLWSEKPMYYQLVFTIEQIKGLAKNHPEWKTQTPFKWVLEDDMESLMKADHHALLELLQATHSGVTVEAFQQIVHTWVTKSKDQRFNRSYIDLTYQPMKEMLAYLKENGFSNYIVSGGGTDFMRAWTEQAYGIPAENVIGSSFGYDMVKLDGNTLLVKNGTLVSNNDKQVKVENIQRIIGKKPILAVGNSDGDHAMLQWSTSQNNPSMAMIVHHTDSEREWQYDRDSSVGRLDKALDEAKQKDNWHLIDMKNDWCTIYTPAK; encoded by the coding sequence ATGAAACTTCAATCTCTATCTTTGCTTGTTATGCTAGCACTCTCTTCTGCTCCAGCGCTAGCGTTGAGTTGCCAGTCAAATGACAATGCCCTAACCTCATGGGCACAAAGCGAGCGTCGCAGCGCAATTGAAGCTTTTGTAAAGGAGGTCACTAACCCTGAGAGCCCGCAGTATGTCGCCGCAAAAGATCGCATTGCGGTATTTGATAACGACGGTACCTTATGGTCAGAGAAACCTATGTATTACCAGTTGGTATTTACCATTGAACAGATTAAAGGGCTGGCAAAAAATCATCCTGAATGGAAGACCCAAACGCCTTTTAAATGGGTACTCGAAGACGACATGGAGTCTCTAATGAAAGCTGACCACCATGCATTACTCGAGCTACTGCAAGCGACACATTCAGGAGTAACCGTTGAGGCGTTTCAACAGATAGTGCACACCTGGGTAACCAAGAGTAAAGATCAGCGCTTTAACCGTAGCTACATTGATTTGACCTACCAGCCGATGAAAGAGATGTTGGCTTACTTAAAAGAAAATGGTTTTAGCAACTATATCGTATCCGGTGGCGGCACTGATTTCATGCGGGCATGGACAGAGCAGGCTTATGGCATACCAGCAGAGAATGTCATTGGCAGTAGCTTTGGCTATGACATGGTGAAACTCGACGGTAATACTCTGCTAGTAAAAAATGGCACGCTAGTGTCTAACAATGATAAGCAGGTAAAGGTCGAAAATATTCAACGTATTATTGGTAAAAAGCCAATACTCGCGGTTGGTAACTCCGATGGAGACCACGCTATGTTGCAATGGAGTACCAGCCAGAATAACCCGAGTATGGCAATGATAGTGCATCATACTGATAGCGAACGTGAATGGCAGTATGACCGTGACTCTTCGGTCGGTCGTTTAGACAAGGCGTTAGATGAAGCTAAACAAAAAGACAACTGGCATTTGATTGACATGAAAAATGACTGGTGCACCATTTACACTCCAGCGAAATAA